In the Nymphalis io chromosome 2, ilAglIoxx1.1, whole genome shotgun sequence genome, one interval contains:
- the LOC126779557 gene encoding zinc finger protein GLIS3-like, with protein MLVFPQMRPQIRDEGCRVSKWIPAERFAPYFARTNVLPQLPPKDDDEDYLGGSSPEHTSDSGFEISEGTCGWRGCGLRFPNVARLSAHIARVHAHAHRDGLFYCCWKDCSRPQRGFNARYKMLVHVRTHTNERPHTCNQCQKSFSRAENLKIHLRSHSGEKPYVCPYEGCGKAYSNSSDRFKHTRTHTVDKPYCCKVSGCNKRYTDPSSLRKHVKTYKHFINEKDNPRRESSDERQSSDSYSPLRENSIYNQQPTSPPSISYSPPCIVSPTSPFKSVSSYTASALGAPLSYIPVMDRLTYMRPLKQVYPIRVPSHEMSYLEYSQMYDHAYRNYYTCGLNYSVLRPTIDEKAFPKEPNTFGDTFKESSEKYECIEDVPLNLICVKRIDCKPMEELVRHTDLPLDLSTKS; from the exons atgttaGTTTTCCCGCAAATGAGACCGCAGATACGCGATGAAGGATGTAGGGTGTCAAAGTGGATACCGGCTGAAAGATTCGCTCCTTACTTTGCAAGGACAAATGTCTTACCTCAACTTCCACCAAAG gaTGATGACGAAGATTATTTAGGAGGATCGTCTCCAGAACACACAAGCGATTCTGGGTTTGAAATCAGTGAAGGCACGTGTGGATGGAGGGGTTGCGGCTTGAGGTTCCCAAACGTAGCTCGCCTGTCCGCACACATCGCCCGGGTTCACGCTCACGCACACAGAGATGGCCTCTTTTATTGCTGTTGGAAAGACTGTTCAAGACCACAAAGAGGTTTTAACGCGAG GTACAAAATGTTGGTACACGTACGGACACATACCAACGAGCGTCCGCACACATGCAACCAATGTCAAAAGAGTTTCTCCAGGGCTGAAAACTTGAAAATACATCTCCGTTCACACTCCGGAGAAAAACCATACGTTTGTCCTTATGAG GGATGCGGCAAAGCCTATTCAAATTCAAGCGACCGCTTCAAACACACTCGCACGCACACAGTCGACAAGCCATATTGTTGTAAGGTCTCTGGCTGCAACAAACGGTACACAGACCCATCGAGTCTCAGAAAACACGTCAAGACGTACAAACATTTCATAAATGAAAAGGATAATCCAAGGCGGGAATCATCTGACGAAAGGCAAAGTTCAGACAGCTACTCCCCGCTACGGGAAAATAGCATTTACAACCAACAGCCTACATCACCCCCCTCCATATCATACAGCCCCCCTTGTATCGTATCACCTACTTCGCCCTTCAAATCGGTTAGTTCATACACAGCGTCAGCGTTGGGCGCGCCTTTAAGCTATATTCCCGTTATGGACCGACTCACTTACATGAGACCTCTTAAACAAGTGTATCCAATCAGAGTCCCGTCACATGAAATGTCATATTTAGAATATTCCCAAATGTACGATCATGCTTATAGAAATTATTACACATGTGGCCTTAACTACTCGGTATTGAGACCAACAATTGACGAAAAGGCGTTCCCGAAAGAACCAAACACATTTGGAGATACATTTAAAGAATCATCTGAGAAGTATGAATGCATCGAGGATGTACCCCTAAATTTAATCTGTGTCAAACGCATAGATTGCAAACCTATGGAAGAACTAGTCAGACATACAGACTTGCCTTTAGATTTAAGTACTAAAAGTTAa